A single genomic interval of Mixophyes fleayi isolate aMixFle1 unplaced genomic scaffold, aMixFle1.hap1 Scaffold_30, whole genome shotgun sequence harbors:
- the LOC142128025 gene encoding interleukin-31 receptor subunit alpha-like: MVQWFPEDKTFAAKTKTTDQNDLSLNISDKAYIISVAYYNSAGWSPNATLRIPANNEKAKNLLDNVQISTGSENTTVTWNVTDWRIQRFVVEWCVDMETSPCILFFQFVENTSEWTGEKGVFKPYKRYRLSINPILEERVEAPYTTYFYYKEGAPLRGPNAKIENIGKTEATIKWDPITQDEANGFLTTFSIVYKSLNEHESVKC; this comes from the exons ATGGTTCAATGGTTCCCAGAGGATAAGACTTTTgctgccaaaacaaaaaccacagaCCAGAATGATTTATCGCTGAATATATCCGATAAGGCTTACATAATATCTGTTGCGTATTACAATTCTGCCGGATGGTCCCCTAACGCCACACTGAGAATTCCAGCTAATAATGAAAAAG CTAAGAATCTGCTTGATAACGTTCAGATATCAACAGGGAGTGAGAACACGACTGTGACCTGGAATGTTACAGATTGGAGAATCCAGAGATTTGTGGTAGAGTGGTGTGTAGATATGGAAACAAGTCCTTGTATTCTATTCTTTCAGTTTGTGGAGAATACATCAGAATGGACAGGTGAAAAAG GAGTCTTCAAACCGTATAAACGTTACAGGCTTTCAATTAACCCTATATTAGAGGAAAGGGTGGAAGCTCCATATACTACATATTTCTATTACAAGGAAGGAG CTCCCCTTCGTGGACCTAATGCCAAAATAGAGAACATAGGCAAAACTGAAGCAACAATAAAATGGGATCCAATCACACAGGATGAAGCAAATGGCTTTTTAACTACATTTAGTATTGTTTATAAATCTCTTAATGAGCATGAatctgtgaagtgttga